One candidate division TA06 bacterium DNA segment encodes these proteins:
- a CDS encoding ion transporter, translating to MICDKLTFRRQKWNRVVDVATLVWLGVFVAGFLVKGRATQVCGYVNIALLGVFVADLGVIYKTSENWRRFIKQHWLDILMVIPYLRVFRIFRIFRLARFLRIAKVAKTRRAFKVVKAVKAGRSLKTTKLAKAATKSRQLTKLGRIKKAITVGHESGDLPRSIKERISPIKQQEGL from the coding sequence ATGATTTGCGACAAGCTCACCTTTCGAAGGCAGAAATGGAACAGGGTTGTTGACGTAGCGACACTGGTGTGGCTTGGGGTTTTTGTGGCAGGCTTCCTTGTCAAGGGGAGAGCCACGCAGGTGTGTGGCTATGTAAACATAGCACTTCTTGGAGTGTTCGTAGCGGACCTCGGTGTTATCTACAAGACTTCGGAGAACTGGCGTAGGTTCATAAAGCAACATTGGCTTGACATTCTCATGGTGATACCATATTTAAGGGTGTTTCGGATATTCAGGATTTTCAGGCTCGCGAGATTCCTGAGAATCGCTAAGGTCGCGAAGACGAGAAGAGCTTTCAAGGTCGTCAAGGCTGTGAAAGCTGGTAGATCCCTGAAGACTACAAAGCTCGCCAAAGCAGCAACGAAATCCAGACAACTCACCAAGCTCGGCAGAATCAAAAAGGCAATCACAGTCGGCCATGAATCTGGGGATTTGCCGAGGAGCATTAAGGAAAGGATATCGCCGATCAAGCAGCAGGAGGGCTTGTGA
- a CDS encoding class I SAM-dependent methyltransferase — protein MREVKIIPASEKFDLLASTYDDTQTGYYEQWDGPDLMNMLGNVAEKYILDIGCGTGRFLERLQDLGAETLGIDLSEKMAEEARKKSVLAFQADIVRFEWSEPFDIVLSVLTFNYIEYKAAAIAVVRSVLKPNGLFIISSDLQTEDTAVERGKDLVAAKYFPFSKDQYSRLLGHTGFGVEESVDLFWSEEFRDTRDPESPIGFIIKARKLRRR, from the coding sequence ATGAGAGAAGTAAAGATCATTCCCGCCTCAGAAAAGTTTGACCTGTTAGCCTCCACCTACGACGATACGCAGACCGGATACTACGAGCAATGGGATGGTCCGGATCTCATGAATATGCTGGGCAACGTCGCTGAGAAATATATCCTTGATATAGGCTGCGGGACAGGGCGTTTTCTTGAAAGACTACAGGACCTGGGTGCGGAGACGCTTGGGATTGATCTATCGGAAAAGATGGCCGAAGAAGCGAGGAAGAAGTCTGTGCTGGCGTTTCAGGCAGACATAGTCAGGTTCGAGTGGAGCGAACCATTTGATATCGTTCTTTCTGTTCTGACATTCAACTATATCGAGTACAAGGCGGCTGCGATTGCTGTGGTTCGTTCGGTGTTAAAGCCTAACGGGCTTTTCATTATCTCATCAGATCTGCAGACAGAAGATACGGCCGTAGAGCGGGGGAAGGATTTGGTAGCTGCGAAATACTTCCCTTTCTCAAAAGACCAGTATAGCAGACTACTCGGGCACACTGGTTTCGGGGTAGAGGAATCTGTGGACCTCTTCTGGTCTGAAGAATTCAGAGACACACGTGATCCAGAGAGCCCTATCGGATTCATCATAAAGGCAAGAAAGCTCAGAAGACGTTAA